One genomic region from Athalia rosae chromosome 3, iyAthRosa1.1, whole genome shotgun sequence encodes:
- the LOC105683468 gene encoding serine-rich adhesin for platelets isoform X3 → MEGGDGPAAINKNPAAIKVAQEEMGKLDVLVCGQCHSVFHFIEEFQEHRSSEDACSKVSHFRENSNNEQKAQVWAFLLWKDSQIQQESTDRDTANSWKLYQKWCKMDTHIRDSWIAAGKTIQTFTKISNAKMQEVSVRQQTSVNTEGMKRMVVRKVIRNGQPDEIVEIKKEMTKPVETKTLIRTLEQIETEQDKKEPSKPKPSLKRKMRPAKLPGEEEGDTSDEEYVVERILAKRFNPKKKCYEYLLKWEGFALEHNTWEPSENMETCKHLLEEFERNLAKQKELKAAQQQAAALKPIVRQVGSGLKPLVKPEAGKPGPSTAAQVTRPMRSSKSKAMDQVKQWCGSMKDEDNDVLGKRRIAFSDSESDEGGSVNTKRMKTDTASDDDWTGDSEDDSMGRSDVIQQAFNRATAQPNGSNRTVVSGTDLATSLGLQSPEAPKSGQTPVLVANAKGVVKVDPKQMPNLTSGVYVMSRKDGIIKLDSSPSGKMGVKGSPGAQGVLMVQNRDGGSIVRKQVISANQPTSTITPVKVVSKPDGSQVVTQMKIVSKGASPKTGMTTVQKQEPIKIQPKPDVNQLQQIHVVTAVSSPMGLQPRISTGVRPMGTPQRGITRPLLARTPVRTNAPASILGSTLRAPVRVPAPKQLQTQQGTRQILQKRPSTGTIQSPSSGNSTGPGTTQMRPKYTVVSAQTKPLQKTIVSPVQAKQGVRPPLAKQQSLLSPQQKLLMAKKKAQEAAGIHKPARGLLAGARGTPGRGRGRVGDAASVTPGNKPKESKLAEGDGLHMEFHEVGSEESSSDGRIVGPDGEPVEQPTEQAEQPTPVMQQTTGDSGATVTAGGAETSNDGADATTSSTTELVLPSLDSLTEGNGIMRVEMSPGGTTGTIVQTSEAAQINLSNVAVAAPDLPCLDDSAPPAVTATTTSASTSLTESTLSVTETATITTSLTTSSTTTATTVASASVSADVIKTEDKLSEEKGMVEDTSSLVTITSEDGVVYQVAGQAEDGQTLLVTQGADGEQQCVYVTTEQQGDDGSVLTLDHAVAEAVAHLMPDQVNLTPQFYVKEGDAESSENQMVVSIMDSNNSAVAAGQEDSDGQAQVVAQVVQADDPTPGGTRRVVLLLPDGHLMMTEVDEEQYAALELDK, encoded by the exons ATGGAAGGAGGCGATGGCCCTGCAGCCATAAATAAAAATCCTGCTGCTATAAAAG TGGCGCAAGAGGAGATGGGAAAGTTAGACGTGCTGGTATGTGGACAATGTCACTCTGTCTTTCACTTTATTGAAGAATTCCAGGAGCATCGCAGCAGTGAAGATGCCTGCTCCAAAGTATCGCATTTTCGGGAAAACAGCAAC AATGAACAAAAGGCACAAGTTTGGGCTTTTCTGCTCTGGAAAGATTCACAGATACAGCAGGAGAGCACTGACCGGGATACAGCAAATTCTTGGAAGTTATACCAAAAATGGTGTAAAATGGATACACATATTAGAGATTCTTGGATCGCAGCAGGAAAAACTATTCAGACATTTACAAAAATAAGTAACGCTAAAATGCAAGAGGTATCCGTACGTCAACAAACTAGCGTGAATACTGAAG GAATGAAAAGGATGGTGGTCCGCAAAGTGATCCGCAATGGACAACCTGATGAAATcgtagaaattaaaaaagaaatgactaAACCTGTGGAAACAAAGACCTTGATAAGAACTTTGGAACAAATAGAAACTGAACAAGATAAAAAGGAGCCGTCAAAGCCTAAGCCTTCCTTGAAGCGCAAG atgaGACCAGCTAAACTGCCTGGCGAAGAAGAGGGAGATACAAGCGATGAGGAATATGTTGTTGAAAGAATTCTGGCTAAACGATTTAATCCCAAGAAAAAATGCTACGAGTATCTCCTAAAATGGGAAGGATTTGCACT CGAGCACAATACTTGGGAACCATCTGAGAATATGGAAACATGTAAACATCTTCTAGAAGAGTTTGAGCGAAATCTTGCCAAACAGAAAGAGCTGAAGGCAGCACAACAACAAGCCGCAGCACTGAAACCAATCGTACGACAAGTTGGAAGTGGTCTTAAACCGTTGGTTAAACCAGAGGCTGGAAAACCAGGCCCAAGCACGGCAGCACAAGTAAC AAGACCTATGCGTTCCAGTAAATCAAAGGCAATGGACCAAGTCAAGCAATGGTGCGGGTCGATGAAAGACGAAGATAATGATG TTCTTGGGAAACGGCGTATCGCCTTTTCAGACAGCGAATCTGATGAAGGAGGAAGCGTTAAtacaaaacgaatgaaaaccgATACTGCTAGCGATGACGACTGGACTGGAGATTCCGAAGATGATTCGATGGGTCGCAGCGATGTTATCCAACAGGCTTTCAATCGAGCAACTGCTCAACCCAATGGATCAAACCGTACTGTTGTATCTGGAACCGACCTTGCAACTTCCTTGGGTTTGCAGTCTCCAGAAGCCCCAAAATCCGGTCAAACTCCTGTTCTAGTGGCCAACGCTAAGGGCGTGGTCAAAGTAGATCCGAAACAAATGCCAAATTTAACGTCTGGGGTTTACGTGATGTCTCGAAAAGATGGAATAATCAAATTGGACTCATCTCCAAGTGGCAAGATGGGTGTAAAAGGGTCACCAGGTGCTCAAGGTGTTTTGATGGTGCAAAATCGTGATGGTGGAAGCATTGTACGCAAGCAAGTAATATCTGCCAACCAGCCAACTTCTACTATAACTCCGGTAAAAGTTGTCTCAAAGCCTGATGGCAGTCAAGTTGTTACTCAGATGAAGATAGTCTCTAAAGGAGCATCTCCGAAAACAGGAATGACGACTGTACAGAAACAAGAACCAATCAAGATTCAACCAAAGCCGGACGTTAACCAGTTGCAACAAATTCACGTTGTTACCGCTGTTTCCAGTCCCATGGGCTTGCAGCCTAGAATCAGCACTGGAGTTCGCCCTATGGGAACTCCACAACGTGGTATAACCCGTCCTTTACTAGCAAGAACACCTGTACGAACTAACGCACCTGCTAGCATACTTGGTTCCACACTTCGGGCTCCAGTTAGGGTGCCTGCACCCAAACAACTCCAAACACAGCAAGGCACTCGACAGATACTTCAAAAACGTCCATCGACTGGAACCATTCAAAGCCCAAGTTCCGGGAACAGCACTGGTCCTGGAACAACTCAAATGCGACCGAAGTATACGGTAGTCAGTGCGCAAACGAAACCTTTGCAAAAAACTATCGTTAGTCCTGTACAAGCCAAACAAGGAGTTAGACCGCCATTGGCCAAACAACAGTCGCTACTCTCTCCAcaacaaaaattattgatgGCTAAGAAAAAGGCACAAGAAGCTGCAGGCATACACAAACCTGCTCGAGGACTATTGGCGGGAGCCCGGGGGACTCCAGGACGTGGAAGAGGAAGAGTTGGTGATGCAGCGTCCGTAACACCAGGAAACAAACCCAAAGAAAGTAAGCTTGCAGAAGGAGACGGATTACATATGGAATTTCATGAGGTTGGTTCCGAGGAAAGTAGCAGTGACG GTCGCATCGTGGGTCCGGATGGCGAGCCAGTGGAACAGCCTACGGAACAAGCAGAGCAGCCCACTCCGGTCATGCAGCAAACTACTGGAGACTCAGGTGCTACAGTTACTGCGGGTGGGGCTGAAACTTCCAACGATGGTGCAGATGCGACAACTTCGTCGACTACAGAACTGGTTTTACCGTCGCTCGATTCTCTTACCGAAGGCAATGGCATTATGAGGGTAGAAATGAGCCCAGGTGGCACGACGGGCACTATTGTCCAGACTAGTGAAGCGGCGCAAATTAACCTATCAAATGTAGCTGTTGCTGCTCCAGACCTTCCTTGTCTGGATGACAGTGCTCCTCCCGCTGTTACGGCAACGACTACCTCTGCTTCAACTTCGTTGACAGAATCAACGCTATCAGTAACCGAAACAGCTACAATCACTACGTCTCTGACAACATCTTCAACAACTACCGCCACTACTGTAGCTTCTGCCTCAGTTTCTGCGGATGTTATAAAGACTGAGGATAAACTTAGTGAGGAAAAAGGCATGGTGGAAGATACTTCCAGCCTGGTCACCATCACCAGTGAAGATGGTGTAGTTTATCAAGTAGCTGGTCAAGCCGAAGATGGGCAGACTTTGTTAGTTACTCAAGGTGCTGATGGTGAACAGCAATGTGTTTACGTTACAACCGAACAACAAGGTGATGACGGTTCTGTCTTGACGCTCGACCATGCAGTTGCGGAAGCTGTAGCTCACCTTATGCCAGACCAAGTGAATCTCACACCTCAGTTCTATGTAAAAGAGGGAGATGCTGAGTCTTCCGAAAACCAAATGGTAGTGTCTATTATGGATAGTAATAACTCAGCTGTTGCAGCTGGGCAAGAAGATTCTGACGGGCAGGCACAAGTCGTTGCTCAAGTTGTACAAGCTGATGATCCTACGCcag GTGGGACTCGGAGAGTAGTACTTTTATTGCCGGATGGTCATCTGATGATGACAGAAGTGGACGAAGAGCAGTATGCTGCCTTGGAACTAGACAAGTGA